A genomic stretch from Sceloporus undulatus isolate JIND9_A2432 ecotype Alabama chromosome 5, SceUnd_v1.1, whole genome shotgun sequence includes:
- the CDC25B gene encoding LOW QUALITY PROTEIN: M-phase inducer phosphatase 2 (The sequence of the model RefSeq protein was modified relative to this genomic sequence to represent the inferred CDS: inserted 1 base in 1 codon), producing the protein MEAEGSPKMEAEDPGSRRMRKKGPPARPPGLPLPALQLLRPGARPLALAEPGALLSPVTHLALHMDKLAGLGSDCETPKRRKKMGMTFKTEWSSQDSVSSESSQDSVYSESADSGVGPDSPQEPDVESFEEVFERTMLESRKALRNDSFPFRRIQSLPMQLLGASPTLRNISNLKEFNNPVATDSNLNGKAENEGIIFKKPQHLTSRLRSSRGAGEKDSFAQRPSSAPDLMYCSPNKENIIPDCKSPVHLRHSSLTSFMSDEDDGFMEILDEEELKGDAESVGMEKNLRIANSGEHWQMPPLFRSPFMPSSVIRPILKRXDRPQDKDTPVKIPRGGRAWQATLLPRETEDPKPRLVRSRSCCPSEIASILDNDHRELIGDFSKAYLLQDSGRKLRISSISLLNGPPRYPYEYDGGHIKGAVNLPLEKDVEDFLLKKPIVPFDSSKRVIVVFHCEFSSERGPRMCRFVREKDRASNDYPFLHYPELYILKGGYKEFFPQYQMHCEPQNYRPMHHKDFKEDLRMFRLKSRTWAGEKSKRELYSRMKNF; encoded by the exons ATGGAGGCGGAGGGCTCCCCGAAGATGGAGGCGGAGGACCCCGGGagcaggaggatgaggaagaaggggCCCCCCGCCCGGCCCCCGGGCCTCCCCTTGCCGGCGCTGCAGCTCCTCCGGCCCGGCGCCCGGCCGCTGGCCCTGGCGGAGCCCGGGGCGCTGCTCTCGCCGGTCACCCACCTGGCCCTCCATATGGACAAGCTGGCCGGCCTCGGCAG TGATTGTGAAACTCCAAAGCGGAGAAAGAAGATGGGAATGACCTTCAAGACAGAGTGGTCCTCCCAGGATTCAGTGTCCTCAGAGTCTTCCCAGGATTCAGTTTACTCAGAGTCTGCGGATTCAG GCGTTGGCCCGGATTCCCCTCAGGAGCCAGATGTGGAGAGCTTCGAAGAAGT GTTTGAAAGGACCATGTTGGAATCCCGAAAAGCCCTCCGAAA TGACTCTTTCCCTTTCCGAAGAATCCAGTCCTTGCCA ATGCAGCTTTTGGGTGCAAGTCCTACCCTGAGGAACATCTCAAACTTGAAGGAGTTCAATAATCCTGTGGCTACAGACTCGAATCTTAATGGCAAAGCAGAAAAT gAAGGAATCATCTTCAAGAAACCTCAGCACCTGACCAGCAGACTGCGCTCCTCTCGTGGGGCTGGTGAGAAGGACTCATTTGCACAGAGACCTAGTTCTGCTCCAGACCTCATG TATTGCAGCCCAAATAAGGAGAACATCATCCCTGACTGTAAAAGCCCCGTTCACCTCCGTCACTCGTCTTTGACATCCTTCATGTCTGATGAAGATGATGGCTTTATGGAAATCCTGGATGAAGAGGAGCTGAAG GGTGATGCAGAATCCGTGGGTATGGAGAAGAACTTGAGAATTGC TAACTCCGGTGAGCACTGGCAAATGCCGCCGCTTTTCCGCTCTCCGTTCATGCCCAGCAGCGTCATCCGGCCCATCCTGAAGC TGGACCGACCCCAGGACAAAGACACACCTGTGAAAATCCCAAGAGGCGGAAGAGCCTGGCAGGCAACACTATTGCCGAGAGAGACAGAAGACCCG AAGCCTCGCCTGGTCCGCTCCCGGTCCTGCTGCCCCAGCGAGATTGCAAGCATCTTGGACAATGACCACAGGGAGCTGATTGGTGATTTCTCAAAG GCATATCTGCTGCAGGACAGTGGAAGGAAGCTCAGGATCTCAAGTATATCTCTCCTGAATG GGCCACCAAG ATATCCCTACGAATATGACGGAGGTCACATCAAG GGTGCTGTCAACCTACCTCTCGAAAAAGATGTGGAAGACTTCCTTCTCAAAAAGCCAATTGTGCCATTTGACTCTTCAAAGAGAGTGATTGTTGTCTTCCATTGCGAGTTCTCCTCTGAGAGGGGCCCTAGGAT GTGCCGTTTTGTCCGGGAGAAAGATAGAGCGTCCAACGATTATCCTTTTCTACATTATCCTGAGTTATATATCTTGAAAGGAGGATACAAAGAATTTTTCCCACAATATCAA ATGCACTGTGAACCACAAAACTACCGTCCGATGCACCACAAGGACTTCAAGGAAGACCTGCGCATGTTCCGCCTGAAGAGCCGCACATGGGCAGGGGAGAAGAGCAAGCGAGAGCTCTACAGCCGCATGAAAAACTTCTAA